The genomic window TTGTAGAGCACGCGCTCCCCGCCGTTCAGCacgtcctcttcctcctctggcgGCTCCTGCAGGAAGAAGGTGGGGGGCTCGCAGTGGGAGCAGCTGCGGCAGAGGGCGCGGGCCTGCGGGGACTTCTGGCTGAAGGAGGTGGAGGCGGTGGGGTAGAGCGCCGGCCCGTTGGTCAGCACCAGGTTTCGGTTGGAGTGCAGCGGGGGCAGGTGCGAGTGAACGGCGAAGTCTggctcctcctcgtcctcctccgaCTCCTCCTTCTTGCAGCAGTAGTACTGCGGGCAGAGGGACGGTGACCATGCGGCCGCCCGCTCCCACCCCAGAACCCACATGCGGGAAAGGCTACCCCTGACTGGGGAGGGGAGATAGGCACAGTGGGAGTGGGGTGGCCCAAGCCCAGGCCTGACACTTCAGCTGTTTAACCAGTGCTATGGGTCTcgctcaggccaggcacagtgctgagCACTTCACAACGATCCACTCATCTCTTCCGCCCAGCAACGTGCAGGTGTGACTGTTATCTCCATTTCGCAGGTGGGGAGATTGAGGCATGGAGGGGTTCACAGCCCCACATCAGCAGAGCCGGGGGTCACAGGCACTGGCAGCTGTGTTGCCTCACCCTGCCCCGATGGCTCCCCCTCATCTCTCAGGGAGACATGGGGACCCTGGATGGCCCTGGAGTGCAAGTGGGAAGGATTGCTCACTGCGACACTCCTTTTGGGCAGCTGGTGCCGTTAAGTCCCTTCCCATCTCTGAGCTTCATTATAAGCTCTGGGTGAGGGGAGTCAGGCATGTCTTACTGAGCCCCATGGTAGGGTCCTGCTGCCTTCTGCTGTGCATCTTCTCTGCCACAGGGTTCTTCCCCACTTCCCGGGCCGTACCCCTTGTGGCCTTCATGCGGGGCTCCCTCCCGAGGTAGAGGCACCCTCTGGGCCTCCCTGCCCTGTCCCCTTCCCTGCCGCCCGGGAATACCTGGAGCCGGCAGTAGCACAGAACAGCGATGATGCAGAGCAGAATCACAGTCGCCAAGATGCCCCCGGTGATGACCACGGTCCCGGCTGTCATCCGCCCCCTTCTCCATCAACAGCCTGCAACACACGCCGCCAGCTTTAGAGCATCACGCTTCCTCACCACAAAAGTCACTCGTGCTATTCTAGAGAACTGAGAAGACAAGCTTAGGGGAAAAAAGCACCCCAGGATGTGCCTGTGAGAGGCAGGGGCTCTGCCTGGGACGGGCTGCAGGAGGAGCCCAGGTCCTGCTCTGCCTCAGCTGGCCTCTGTccctgcccctctcccagcctcagcttccacaTCCGTAGAAGGTGGATGCTAATAGCATAGGGTTTTGTGACACTTTTACAAGCGTGTCTCTCCATGCTCAGCGTAGCATGCTCTCAATGAATGGCACCCTTCCAGCCTGGCTCTACAAGCTTGCACGTTTTTAAATTTACCCAAATGCGGTCAAGCCGAACATATGGTTTTGTAACCTGCTTCCCTGCATTTTCATCTCACACAGTCACCATTATTCTGCTATATCCTtaaattttcttctgcaacatAATCTCTAACCCGATTCCATTGTTTCATGTAACTGactccttttctttaaaatgcttaATTGTGGTAAAGcacacataaaatgtaccatcttcACCATTTGTACGTGTGCAGCTCAGTAGCATGAAGTATATTTCACACTGTTGGGCAATTAATCTCCAgaatttttcatcttgcaaaactgaaaaccAATTCCTGCCTGACGTTTGGGCTTCTtacattaaagaaatatttttagcaaTGTTTTAATAAGCGTCTTTGTAGCTAAGTAATGGGAACCACCTGAACCTGCTTCAGTGGCTTTCAGGATACATTCTTAGAAGTGGGATTTCCAGGCCTAGGGACATGCCCTTCGCAAACTCCTTCTTGTGGAAAATGTCCATCAAACACAACGCAGGGAGGCTGGAGTGATGCTGTCAGTGGCTGCCGCATTCAGCTCATCCCTGTCCTGGGGTGTGCTGATAAACCAGCTCTCAAAGCACCCGGCTGGGAGCATTTGCTGATTTTTGTGGTGTAGATTTTCTTACCGTGGCCAGTTTCAGTTCAAGCAAGGTTTGACAAGCGGCTTACAAAATTCCTGAATGCTTCACAATCACCTCTCACAGAGCAGTGGGAGCTGGCGCCACTTCCCTTCCTCAATTTCccaagcctctttttttttttttttcttgctggggTATGGGGTGGAGGAAGAGATTGGAGTATTTTAAAGGAAATCACAGAGCATATCACTTTACCCATAAATACTCCAGTGCAGAATCTGACGGaggaggattttaaaaaaattacccagcctaCGTTTAGCTTTCTCTTGTCGTCTCCGAAATGCCTTTTTTACGGTTGGTTAGTTCAAATCAGGATGTACTTGCTTTTGGCTCCTTTTGCTCTAGAACAGCTCAAAATCCATTCGCGCCCTGCACCCCCATGTTGTTTACTGGAGAAACTGGGTTGTTTATCTGACAGAATTTTCCATGCACTGGAGCTGGCCGGGATTCCTTGCGTGGCATTGAACATGCTCCTTTATCAGTGTTTCTCCTCTAAACTGGCTTCCTGTTGCATCACTCCCAGGGGCCTGATGTCTGCTGTCCCCCTCATCTTGACGTCACAATCAGCTAATGAATGCAGCTGCTCTCGGCCAGTTCTTCCGTTGCCAGGTTCCGGGGGGTCTCCCAGCCCATTGCTGCAGCATCCTGTGCATGACCTGGATCTGTTACTTCACTAGGAGTTACAAAGTAGTGACTTTCCAAATGTTATTCTTCTTTCCACGTTTATGAACTCCCGTTCTTCTTGAAAAAGCTCTAAAGCACATTCCTTTATCATCTGTGTGGTTACCTTAGCATGCGGCCTGCAGAGGGAAGGCTCAGAGG from Pongo abelii isolate AG06213 chromosome 13, NHGRI_mPonAbe1-v2.0_pri, whole genome shotgun sequence includes these protein-coding regions:
- the FAM163B gene encoding protein FAM163B — protein: MTAGTVVITGGILATVILLCIIAVLCYCRLQYYCCKKEESEEDEEEPDFAVHSHLPPLHSNRNLVLTNGPALYPTASTSFSQKSPQARALCRSCSHCEPPTFFLQEPPEEEEDVLNGGERVLYKSVSQEDVELPPGGFGVLQALNPNRLSAMREAFARSRSISTDV